From Chryseobacterium sp. IHB B 17019, one genomic window encodes:
- a CDS encoding helicase HerA-like domain-containing protein has translation MSDKNQFIEELNAKYTPKGEHIILGKGMLDGEVVPEVNVTIPLKTINRHGLIAGATGTGKTKTLQVFAEQLSHAGIPSLVLDIKGDFSGIAEAGTENPAIQERYAKTQLPYNPQAFPVELMTISGERGVKLRATVTEFGPVLLSKILQLNETQQSIMSIVFKYCDDKGLPLIDLNDLKKVLQYVTENPQGKAELASNYGSIASASLGAILRSIVALEQQGAGSFFGELSFDVHDLLETRDGKGVVNILRVADIQSKPQLFSTFMLSLFAEIYMTFPEEGDSGKPKLVLFIDEAHLIFDESSKALVSQIETMVKLIRSKGVGIYFITQIPGDVPEAVLSQLGLKIQHALRGFTAKDKKEISKAVENYPTTEFYDAPTLIQNLGIGEAFVTALDEKGIPTPLVHTYLISPESRMDVLDDAEITDLTNKSALVAKYDKLVDNESAYEILVKRMEQAVENSGPTQKSRPVKEEPGMLEQVLKSSAGRTFTSTLMREGAKAILGMLGLGGRRR, from the coding sequence ATGTCAGATAAAAATCAATTTATAGAGGAGCTGAATGCAAAATATACTCCGAAAGGAGAACATATTATATTGGGAAAAGGAATGCTGGACGGAGAAGTAGTTCCCGAAGTAAACGTTACCATTCCTTTGAAAACTATTAACCGTCACGGTCTTATCGCCGGAGCCACAGGAACGGGTAAAACCAAAACACTCCAGGTTTTTGCAGAACAGCTTTCTCACGCGGGAATCCCCTCTTTGGTTTTAGATATTAAAGGCGATTTTTCGGGAATTGCAGAAGCGGGAACAGAAAATCCTGCTATTCAGGAAAGATATGCAAAAACACAGCTTCCCTATAATCCGCAGGCTTTTCCGGTAGAATTGATGACAATTTCCGGAGAAAGAGGCGTAAAATTGAGGGCTACCGTTACCGAATTCGGGCCTGTTTTGTTAAGTAAAATCTTACAATTGAATGAAACTCAGCAAAGTATCATGTCAATTGTCTTTAAATATTGTGATGATAAGGGCTTGCCTTTAATTGATCTTAATGATCTTAAAAAAGTTTTGCAATATGTCACTGAAAATCCGCAGGGTAAAGCAGAACTGGCTTCCAATTATGGCTCCATTGCTTCTGCTTCTTTGGGTGCAATTTTAAGATCAATCGTTGCTCTGGAACAGCAGGGAGCGGGAAGTTTCTTCGGAGAACTGAGCTTTGACGTTCATGATCTGCTGGAAACAAGAGACGGAAAAGGGGTGGTAAATATCCTGAGAGTTGCTGATATTCAAAGCAAGCCACAGTTGTTTTCAACGTTTATGTTATCGCTTTTTGCGGAAATTTACATGACTTTCCCGGAAGAAGGTGACAGTGGAAAACCAAAATTGGTTCTTTTCATTGATGAAGCTCATTTGATTTTTGATGAATCTTCAAAAGCATTGGTTTCACAGATCGAAACAATGGTGAAGCTGATCCGTTCAAAAGGAGTCGGGATCTACTTTATTACGCAGATTCCTGGAGATGTTCCTGAAGCGGTGTTGTCCCAATTAGGATTAAAAATCCAGCATGCTTTGAGAGGTTTTACAGCAAAAGATAAAAAAGAAATTTCAAAAGCGGTAGAAAATTATCCTACAACGGAATTTTATGATGCTCCAACTTTAATTCAAAATTTAGGAATCGGGGAAGCTTTTGTGACGGCTTTGGATGAAAAAGGAATTCCGACACCGTTGGTTCATACGTATTTAATTTCTCCCGAATCAAGAATGGATGTCCTGGATGATGCAGAAATCACTGATTTAACAAACAAATCAGCTTTGGTGGCCAAATATGATAAGCTTGTAGACAATGAATCAGCCTATGAAATCCTGGTAAAAAGAATGGAGCAGGCGGTTGAAAATTCCGGCCCTACTCAAAAATCACGTCCCGTAAAAGAAGAGCCTGGAATGCTAGAACAGGTTTTAAAAAGCAGTGCAGGAAGGACTTTTACAAGTACTCTGATGCGCGAAGGAGCAAAAGCAATTCTGGGAATGCTGGGATTAGGAGGAAGACGAAGATAG
- a CDS encoding 3'-5' exonuclease, with the protein MYSIIDIESNGAGYRKECIIDIAIYRYDGQKITDQFISLVNPEGDITPFVQKLTNITPKMVKTAPRFHEIAKRIIEITQNTTLVGHNIDFDYRMLRQSFQRLGYDFKINTLDTIPLAKKLIPDEVSYSLGKLVKSLGIPLTNHHRAEGDARATLELFKLLVSKDTENEIIQKQHDETNAKTYINKIKVLTQDLPNEKGFVYFQNEEGKIIFTDHVQDINKFSKKIFNSKSKKWEPVQKNVEQINFELTGTDIIAKLILNSKGIKKREMLPFGLYYRNNKYVVEKNKLNKAEKPILKFRSFTQGSKAIQFIGKIEEYNDIEFFKKKIEFKKRNELWLGQGRKLGEKLFLIVENGKVISYGFYELFTQIQTLSKLSKLKIDLLFQSTDLNNELQLALLRGDFETLPLPK; encoded by the coding sequence ATGTATTCAATAATTGATATAGAAAGTAATGGTGCAGGTTACAGAAAAGAATGCATTATAGATATAGCCATTTACAGGTATGATGGTCAGAAGATTACTGACCAGTTTATATCATTGGTAAATCCTGAAGGTGATATTACCCCTTTTGTACAGAAATTGACTAATATTACCCCCAAAATGGTCAAAACTGCCCCGAGATTTCATGAAATTGCCAAAAGAATCATCGAAATTACCCAAAATACAACTTTAGTTGGGCACAATATAGATTTTGATTACAGGATGCTTCGCCAGTCTTTCCAAAGGCTTGGCTATGATTTTAAAATCAACACGTTAGATACAATTCCGTTAGCGAAAAAACTGATTCCTGATGAAGTAAGCTATTCCCTCGGTAAATTGGTAAAATCGCTTGGAATTCCTTTAACAAATCATCACAGGGCTGAAGGTGATGCGCGGGCGACTTTAGAATTATTTAAGCTTTTAGTTTCTAAGGATACTGAAAACGAAATCATTCAAAAACAGCATGACGAGACGAATGCGAAGACTTATATCAACAAAATCAAAGTCTTGACGCAGGATCTTCCGAACGAAAAAGGCTTCGTTTATTTCCAGAATGAGGAAGGTAAAATCATTTTTACGGATCATGTTCAGGATATTAATAAGTTTTCTAAGAAAATTTTTAATTCCAAATCAAAAAAATGGGAGCCGGTTCAGAAAAATGTCGAACAGATCAATTTTGAGCTTACCGGAACGGATATTATCGCCAAACTGATTTTAAATTCGAAAGGGATCAAGAAAAGGGAAATGTTGCCGTTCGGGCTATATTATAGGAATAATAAATACGTTGTTGAAAAAAATAAGCTGAACAAAGCAGAGAAGCCAATTTTGAAATTCAGGTCCTTTACACAGGGTTCAAAAGCAATTCAATTCATCGGAAAGATTGAAGAATACAACGATATTGAATTCTTTAAAAAGAAAATCGAGTTTAAAAAAAGAAACGAGCTTTGGCTGGGACAGGGAAGAAAATTGGGTGAAAAACTATTTTTAATTGTTGAAAACGGTAAAGTAATTTCTTATGGTTTTTACGAGCTTTTCACACAAATTCAGACGTTAAGTAAACTTTCCAAATTGAAAATAGATCTGCTTTTTCAATCCACAGACCTTAATAATGAATTGCAGCTGGCTTTACTCCGCGGCGATTTTGAAACATTACCATTACCAAAATAA
- the lysA gene encoding diaminopimelate decarboxylase produces the protein MNSKELLKIANEFGTPVYVYDAESIKVQYEKLTSSFLKHTKFFYAAKALTNINILKYVKNLGASLDCVSINEVKLGLKAGFPKEKILFTPNCVDLAEIEEAMMFGVHINIDNISILEQFGNKYGNTYPILVRINPHIFAGGNYKISTGHIDSKFGISIHQVRHIERVMKSTNLNVEGLHMHTGSEIKDPEVFLQALDIMLELSEHFPNLKYLDMGSGFKIPYQDSEEETDVKTLGKKVEKVISEFSKSTGKKFELWFEPGKFLVGKSGYLLVKANVIKQTTATVFVGVNSGFNHLIRPMFYDSYHVIENLSNPKGAERIYTVVGNICETDTFAWDRKLNEVREGDILAFHNAGAYGFEMSSNFNSRLKPAEVLFLDGKAHLIRKRDEFEDLLRNQIEIL, from the coding sequence ATGAATTCAAAAGAATTATTAAAGATTGCCAATGAGTTTGGCACACCGGTGTACGTTTACGATGCAGAATCTATCAAAGTTCAATACGAAAAGCTTACATCTTCTTTTTTAAAACACACAAAGTTCTTCTATGCTGCAAAGGCGTTGACCAACATCAACATCCTTAAGTATGTCAAGAACCTGGGTGCTTCTTTGGATTGTGTATCTATTAATGAAGTAAAACTTGGTTTAAAAGCAGGATTTCCGAAAGAAAAAATACTATTCACTCCCAATTGTGTTGATTTAGCCGAGATAGAGGAAGCAATGATGTTCGGGGTGCATATCAATATTGATAATATTTCTATTCTTGAGCAATTCGGGAATAAATATGGGAATACCTATCCGATCTTGGTAAGAATCAACCCGCATATTTTTGCCGGCGGGAATTATAAAATCTCAACAGGTCATATTGATAGCAAATTCGGTATTTCCATCCATCAGGTTCGTCACATCGAGAGAGTGATGAAAAGCACAAACCTTAATGTAGAAGGGCTTCACATGCATACAGGAAGTGAGATCAAAGATCCGGAAGTTTTTTTACAGGCTTTGGATATCATGCTGGAACTTTCTGAACATTTCCCTAATTTAAAATATTTGGATATGGGAAGTGGCTTCAAAATCCCTTATCAGGACAGTGAAGAAGAAACGGATGTAAAAACGCTGGGTAAAAAAGTAGAGAAAGTAATTTCCGAGTTTTCAAAATCAACAGGAAAGAAGTTTGAGCTTTGGTTTGAGCCTGGAAAGTTTTTGGTTGGAAAAAGCGGTTATTTATTAGTTAAAGCTAATGTAATTAAGCAAACGACAGCAACGGTTTTCGTAGGCGTTAATTCAGGATTCAACCATTTGATCCGTCCGATGTTCTACGATTCTTACCATGTTATCGAGAATTTATCTAATCCAAAGGGGGCGGAAAGAATTTATACGGTAGTAGGAAATATTTGTGAAACAGATACTTTCGCATGGGACAGAAAACTGAATGAAGTAAGAGAAGGCGATATTTTGGCGTTCCATAATGCCGGAGCTTACGGTTTTGAGATGAGTTCTAATTTTAATTCAAGATTAAAGCCTGCCGAAGTATTATTCCTTGATGGAAAAGCTCATCTGATCAGAAAAAGAGACGAATTTGAGGATTTGCTGAGAAATCAGATTGAAATTTTATAA
- the miaB gene encoding tRNA (N6-isopentenyl adenosine(37)-C2)-methylthiotransferase MiaB, with amino-acid sequence MQEKYIDETKQGEAFAIAEKDGNSKKLFLESYGCQMNFSDSEIVASILNEQGYNTTLKVEEADLILLNTCSIREKAEQTVRMRLSQFKNLKKEKPNMTVGVLGCMAERLKTKFLEEEQLVDLVVGPDAYRDLPNLLKETEDGRDAINVILSKEETYADINPVRLGGNGVTAYVTITRGCDNMCTFCVVPFTRGRERSRDPHSILEECKGLWESGYKEITLLGQNVDSYLWYGGGPKKDFAKASEMQKATAVDFAHLLDLVAKAVPEMRIRFSTSNPQDMSLDVFKMMAKHDNICKYVHLPVQSGSNKMLEAMNRQHTREEYLDLIKKAKEIVPDISFSQDMIIGFCNETEEDHQDTLSLMREVEYDYGYMFAYSERPGTPAHKKMEDNIPADVKQRRLAEVIALQGELSRKRMKSYVGRVHQILIEGTSKKNENQWKGRNSQNAVCVFDKLDGQKIGDIVDVFVFDNTQGTLLGETV; translated from the coding sequence GTGCAAGAAAAATATATAGACGAAACAAAACAGGGTGAAGCTTTTGCAATCGCTGAAAAAGATGGAAACTCTAAGAAATTATTCTTGGAGAGCTACGGCTGTCAGATGAATTTCTCTGATTCTGAAATCGTTGCGTCAATCCTTAATGAACAGGGATACAATACAACCCTTAAAGTAGAAGAAGCAGACCTTATCCTTCTTAATACATGCTCAATTCGTGAAAAAGCTGAGCAGACGGTGAGAATGCGTCTTTCTCAGTTTAAAAATCTGAAGAAAGAAAAACCCAACATGACCGTCGGTGTTCTTGGTTGTATGGCTGAGAGGCTGAAAACCAAGTTCTTGGAAGAAGAGCAATTGGTTGACCTTGTGGTTGGTCCGGATGCGTACAGAGATTTACCAAACCTTTTAAAAGAAACCGAAGACGGAAGAGATGCCATCAACGTAATTCTTTCAAAAGAAGAGACTTACGCGGATATCAATCCTGTTCGTTTGGGCGGAAATGGTGTTACGGCTTACGTTACCATTACAAGAGGTTGTGATAATATGTGTACATTCTGCGTGGTTCCTTTTACGAGAGGAAGAGAAAGAAGCCGTGATCCGCATTCGATTTTGGAAGAATGTAAAGGCCTTTGGGAAAGTGGATATAAAGAAATTACCCTTTTAGGACAGAACGTAGACTCTTACCTTTGGTATGGTGGCGGTCCTAAAAAAGATTTCGCAAAAGCATCGGAAATGCAGAAAGCTACGGCTGTTGATTTTGCACATTTACTTGATTTAGTGGCTAAAGCAGTTCCTGAAATGAGAATCAGGTTCTCTACTTCCAATCCTCAGGATATGAGTCTGGATGTGTTCAAAATGATGGCGAAGCACGACAATATCTGCAAATATGTTCACCTTCCGGTTCAAAGTGGAAGCAATAAAATGCTGGAAGCCATGAACAGACAACATACTCGCGAAGAATATTTAGATTTAATTAAAAAGGCGAAAGAAATTGTTCCGGACATTTCTTTTTCTCAGGATATGATCATCGGTTTCTGCAACGAAACGGAAGAAGATCACCAAGATACATTAAGTTTGATGCGAGAAGTTGAATACGACTATGGTTATATGTTCGCTTATTCAGAAAGACCCGGAACTCCGGCTCACAAGAAGATGGAAGACAATATTCCGGCTGATGTGAAACAGAGACGTTTGGCGGAAGTGATTGCTTTACAGGGCGAATTATCCAGAAAAAGAATGAAATCTTATGTAGGAAGAGTTCACCAGATTTTAATTGAGGGAACTTCCAAAAAGAACGAAAACCAATGGAAAGGAAGAAATTCTCAGAACGCAGTTTGTGTTTTTGATAAACTGGACGGACAAAAAATTGGTGACATTGTGGACGTTTTTGTATTCGACAATACACAGGGCACGCTTTTAGGGGAAACAGTATAG
- a CDS encoding PDDEXK nuclease domain-containing protein: MNNLQSQQLLQNISALLDNARKKVVVAVNQTMVLTYYEIGRMIVEDEQNGENRAEYGKTVLKDLSLHLTKRFGKGFSVSNLKQIRQFYLIYSKGQTLSVFLHDADNEYVEKRQTLSGESETTLEKLINQGQIHQNSIKFKLSWSHYLKLMRIKDAKERRFYEIESYKNNWSLRELQRQYDSALYTRLSLSKNKEEILQLSEKGQIVEKPKDLIKDPYILEFLGLSEKPDYSENELESELIDKLEHFLLELGTGFTFVARQDRITFDEKHFKIDLVFYNRILKCFVLIDLKIGELKHQDIGQMQMYVNYFDREKRLEGENKTIGIILCQDKSEALVQYTLPEDNSQFFASKYLTVLPTKEDFINILNSDNGKIS; encoded by the coding sequence ATGAACAATCTGCAATCACAACAACTTTTACAGAATATTTCTGCATTATTGGATAATGCCAGGAAAAAAGTTGTGGTTGCTGTGAATCAAACCATGGTTCTCACTTATTATGAGATTGGGAGGATGATTGTAGAAGATGAACAAAACGGCGAAAATCGGGCTGAATATGGTAAGACTGTCCTTAAAGATTTATCTCTACATCTTACGAAGAGATTTGGTAAAGGATTTTCTGTGTCAAACCTTAAACAAATCAGACAATTTTATTTGATTTATTCAAAAGGACAAACACTGTCTGTCTTTTTACATGATGCTGATAATGAGTATGTTGAAAAAAGACAAACACTGTCTGGCGAATCGGAAACAACCTTAGAAAAATTAATAAATCAGGGGCAAATTCATCAGAATTCTATAAAATTTAAACTTTCCTGGTCTCATTACCTTAAATTAATGAGAATAAAAGATGCTAAAGAAAGAAGATTCTACGAAATAGAAAGCTATAAAAATAATTGGAGTTTAAGAGAATTACAAAGACAATACGATTCAGCTTTATATACAAGATTATCTTTAAGTAAAAATAAAGAAGAAATCCTTCAGCTTTCGGAAAAGGGGCAAATTGTAGAAAAACCAAAAGACCTTATTAAAGATCCTTATATTCTGGAATTCCTTGGTTTATCTGAAAAGCCGGATTATTCTGAAAATGAACTGGAATCCGAACTAATTGATAAATTAGAACACTTTCTTTTGGAGCTTGGAACAGGCTTTACATTTGTTGCAAGACAAGACAGAATAACATTCGATGAAAAACATTTTAAAATAGATCTTGTTTTTTATAATAGAATTTTGAAATGTTTCGTTTTGATAGATTTAAAAATTGGTGAGCTAAAGCATCAGGATATAGGGCAAATGCAGATGTACGTAAATTATTTCGATAGAGAAAAAAGACTTGAAGGTGAAAATAAAACCATAGGAATTATTCTTTGTCAGGATAAAAGCGAAGCCTTGGTTCAATATACTTTGCCGGAAGATAATTCGCAGTTTTTTGCAAGTAAATACCTTACGGTTTTGCCTACTAAAGAAGATTTTATTAACATTTTAAACTCAGACAATGGAAAAATTTCATAA
- a CDS encoding sigma-54 interaction domain-containing protein has protein sequence MSIELQNIKNRFGIIGNFPALNRALEKAIQVAPTDISVLVIGESGVGKEFIPKIIHSESKRKHQPYIVVNCGAIPEGTIDSELFGHEKGAFTGATATRKGYFEVADGGTIFLDEVGELPLQTQVRLLRVLESGEFMKVGSSQVQKTNVRIVAATNVNMMKAIHDGRFREDLFYRLNTVQIDMPPLRERKGDIHLLFRKFAIDFAEKYRMPELELEPSAVHYIENYAFPGNIRQLRNLVEQMTVVERNRHVTVEKLSEYIPMDAHLPMVVNTPNSQKQTDFSSEREIMYKILFDMRNDINDLKSLTSELIKNRGTSDLSNHEKNLINRIYTPETQQNVAPNSLLYFENKNDSPVVQNPTIISNQEESYEDIEDIEIEENKPESLSLQNNEKDLIIKALEKHKGRRNKAADELGISQRTLYRKIKQYNLEE, from the coding sequence ATGAGTATCGAGTTACAAAATATAAAAAACCGTTTCGGAATTATCGGGAATTTTCCGGCTTTAAACCGTGCTTTGGAAAAAGCAATTCAAGTGGCGCCTACAGACATTTCTGTCCTTGTGATAGGAGAAAGTGGTGTTGGTAAAGAATTTATCCCGAAAATTATTCATTCAGAATCAAAAAGAAAACATCAGCCATACATCGTTGTGAACTGTGGAGCCATTCCGGAAGGAACTATTGACTCTGAACTTTTCGGGCACGAAAAAGGCGCGTTTACAGGAGCTACAGCTACCAGAAAAGGGTATTTTGAAGTGGCAGACGGAGGGACAATTTTTCTTGATGAGGTTGGGGAATTACCTTTGCAGACGCAGGTTCGACTGTTGAGAGTGCTGGAAAGCGGTGAATTCATGAAAGTGGGTTCTTCCCAGGTTCAAAAAACAAATGTGAGAATCGTTGCCGCAACGAATGTCAATATGATGAAGGCCATTCATGACGGGAGATTTCGGGAAGACTTATTTTATCGTTTGAATACGGTGCAGATTGACATGCCTCCTTTGAGAGAAAGAAAAGGAGATATACACCTGCTATTCAGAAAGTTTGCGATCGATTTTGCTGAAAAATACAGAATGCCGGAGCTGGAATTAGAACCAAGTGCCGTTCATTATATTGAAAATTATGCTTTTCCAGGAAACATTCGTCAGCTCAGAAATTTGGTTGAGCAAATGACCGTTGTGGAAAGAAACAGACATGTTACGGTAGAAAAGCTGTCAGAATATATTCCGATGGATGCCCATCTTCCCATGGTTGTTAATACGCCCAATTCTCAGAAGCAAACTGATTTCAGCAGCGAAAGAGAAATTATGTATAAAATTCTCTTTGACATGCGGAACGATATTAATGATTTAAAATCCTTAACTTCGGAATTGATAAAGAACCGCGGAACTTCTGACCTGAGCAATCATGAAAAAAACCTGATCAACAGAATATATACTCCTGAAACACAGCAGAATGTAGCGCCAAACTCTTTATTGTATTTTGAAAATAAAAATGATTCACCTGTAGTCCAAAATCCGACGATCATTTCAAATCAGGAAGAAAGCTATGAGGATATTGAAGATATTGAAATTGAAGAAAACAAACCGGAATCCTTGTCGCTTCAGAATAACGAAAAAGATTTGATAATCAAAGCGTTGGAAAAGCATAAAGGAAGAAGAAACAAAGCTGCTGATGAACTGGGAATCTCACAAAGAACTTTATACAGAAAAATAAAACAATATAACCTAGAAGAATAA